CACTCGACGCAGGGGTGGACCCTGCGCGAGTGCGCGCGTGGAAAGAACTCCACGAGGTGTATTACGCGCCGACGCACGCCGCCGGCAAGCAGCGCCTCGCCCGCGAGGCCGCGATTCGGCAGGAACTGTCCCTCGACCAACTTGTGGCCCTAGAGCGGCGGCTCAAGGCAATCAAACACACCCGGACGCGGAACAAGCTGCGTTTGGAGGCGCTCAGTGTACGGGGGCGCTACAAGAGTTTCGTCGAGAAGCTGAAGGCGATCATTCCGCCGAAGCCGAAGGATCCACCGCGCGACTCGATTTGGGTGTCTTCTTCACGCCAGGGCAAGCGCCGGATGGTGATCAGCGCGCCGGAGCGCTTCATCGCGGACTTGGAGCACTTCCTGCGCCAGAAGCACGAAAAGGGCACGTCGATGGCGGAGCACATGCTCGAACGGTTTACCGCGTTCGTGCGGGGCAAGCTTGAGCTTGACGACGGCGGAGGAGGCGGTGGCGGCAGCGCAGGGGCGGTGCCCGAAGCCGCGCCGCGCCCGATTATCGCGATCCCGTTGCCGGATTGGGTCAAGATTCAGCAGGGCCAGGGCGATGAGGTCGCCCTCACCCTCACCG
Above is a genomic segment from Corynebacterium sp. CNCTC7651 containing:
- a CDS encoding HNH endonuclease signature motif containing protein codes for the protein MNDFDQLIKFVATLRSLAGFNQEKALDAGVDPARVRAWKELHEVYYAPTHAAGKQRLAREAAIRQELSLDQLVALERRLKAIKHTRTRNKLRLEALSVRGRYKSFVEKLKAIIPPKPKDPPRDSIWVSSSRQGKRRMVISAPERFIADLEHFLRQKHEKGTSMAEHMLERFTAFVRGKLELDDGGGGGGGSAGAVPEAAPRPIIAIPLPDWVKIQQGQGDEVALTLTDGTTMTGAEYLNHYAATVENHLEAALFHPKEGAVNLYRTQRFANQKQRDLARMVNPGCPLPGCRHGADACEIHHITAWKHGGETNLDNLAPVCSYHNGTNDDDPGVHRRGRIVFMNGMPVWRSPRGYLVSNSVHPQGAMQSLFAR